The following is a genomic window from Cryptococcus depauperatus CBS 7841 chromosome 2, complete sequence.
TCATCTACGCGCAATCAGGATTTGGTAGGGTTATTGCTTTCCATGAATTGATGCCACAAAAAACATGGCCCATCGCGCACGGTATTGTCAACTGCGCGAACTCAGTTCCAAATGATGTTTTGGACAAAGCAAATAAATTGCTTGGTATTGCAATTGTAGGAGTGGACTATGATAATATTGATACCAGTGTAGGTAAGAAACAAAAGGTGACAATCATGAGTTTGTCTTGCTGAAAGCTATGCAACGCGTGCTTACCGAAAGTAGACTGCCCTGGAGCTAACTCTAAAGCAGTGGCCGAACtgactctttttcttgcactctctcttctttgtcatGTTTCAGAGCTTGATTGCCGACTCCGTCAGGGATAGCAAACGCTGTCAATTAACAACCTTGGAAGATCTCTGCGAGGTGAGATTGTCGGTATGGGTACTACAGCACGCCGAGCGGCAGAAGTTTTCCATGTATGTTCAcgtcttcttttcatgTTATGTACGCTGAATGCGATTAGCACGCCTTTGATTGTACTAtccatgtcttttctccaacATCTGCCCCGACAAAATGGGGACTGTCTGATCATGCTGGCTCTCTCCCTCACACTCGACATGACTCTCTGACTTTAATGTTCCCTATCATTGATATCCTTACTCTTCATTGTCCTTTGACTGCTTCCACCAAGAATATGATATCCAAGGACGAATTCTGGTTGGTGGAGCAGGGTAGTGTGTTGGTCAATATGTCTCGAGTGGCTGTCGTTGATGAAGTTGCTTTTGCCGATGAACTCAAGAGgagtgaagatgatgaaggagaaagtCGAAAAGTCTGGACTGCTGCTAGCGCCGTCTTTGTAGTAGACTCGATAAGAAAAGACTCTGTTAATAGGCTACTGAAATGTAACAACTTCATAGGCCTTCCTTACATGTCAATAATGGCGCCAAAAAGTTAGTGAGTCATGATATGGACCAGCCATAAACAGTGGCGGTAGCACAATCGACGTACAGATCGATGTCTGTATTCAAGTAATTGATTAGCTCGCAAACTTTTTTGATGGTTACCAGGTGAGAAACGAGGTATGTTAGACAAAGATTTATGGAAGAGTTTAGTAACGCTGTatcgaaagaaaagattggtgTCAGTAACATCTATCACATTATCAATGCATTGGATCATAGAAAACAATCATCGCGTAAACTAAACAACATCAGTACAATGGCAAAATGTAAACAAACGGCAATTAACATACCTGGATGTCGTCAATCCTTAGGATTAGACCCACTGTTTCTGTCGCCAATTCCATAGCACTTGTAGAAACCAATAGAGGCTGTACCACATTCTCCTCCAAGATATTACTGATGATTCCCTTTTTGACGTTGATACCCGCATTTTTATCACCCAGAGCGTGCTTATTTCTGAGCTCAGTGACAATGGCTATAGGATTAAGGCCAGCGTTCTCAGCAAGAGTAGTAGGAATGACCTCAAGAGCTTCGGCAAAGGCTTGAGAACAATAAGCTTCCTTGCCCTTAAGAGTACTCGCATACTCTGTCAGGAGTCTTGAAACGTGGATTTCAGGGGCTCCTCCACCAGCAATTAATGCTCTGACACACGTCAATAAACGTTAAGAATCGTCAGGAAAACTTACCGTTTTTTTACTAAGCATCTCACGACACACAAAGCATCGTGTAGACTTCTTTCGCTTTCCTCCAATACGAGCTCGTTCGCGCCAGTGCATACCACGCTCACAGTCTTCCCGGGATTCCTCACACCAGTCACTTTGACAACCTTGGCACCGGCCTGATTAGTTTCCTCCACTAACTCAGCGTAGCCCAATTTGTCCTCTGTGAATGAATCGATGTCAGCCACAGGCTTGGCACCGGTAGATTTAGAGATGAAGTCAATCTCATCACGTTCAATGTCTTTAATAACAAGAATTTTGAGCTTGGCCAGGaagtgaagagaaagatctGTGACAGCATCTCGCAGGATAGATTTTTGGATAAGAAGGACATTGCATCCGGTTTTTTTGATGCGCTTGCAAAGGTTGAGGAGGTACTGTCGttcttctttgagaatTTTGTCCATCTGTCTGTAGTCGTTGACTACAATTTGATTGTCCATCTAAAATTATATCAGTAGATGCAGATCATAACTTTACCAAAGCTCACGTCAGGTTTAGGGCTGCTCAGCTGAAACTGAATCAGTCCGATTTTGGCCTTTTCTATCCTAGTAGGTCCACCTGCATTAGACATTACAATCTGGTTCAGCGCCAAACCCTCAATAAGTTCTGTATCGTCGATAGTACCGCCAACTTTCTTGACTATCCTAATGTCTCCCAAATCAACGTTGGAAGATGTGGACGAAACTAAACGAGTCACGGCAGATACGGCTATGGGGGCGAGTGTAGAGGAATACTGCGAGACAATCTAGATAATCTCTTCAGTAAAAGTCTGAGGACTCTGAGAAAACACCAACCTTGGAATTCAGACTAGTCTTGGCAGCACGCAATAAGCTCTCCCTATCGTTCAGATCCACAGGCATGCTCATTTCGTTAAGAAATTCGACAGCTTTAGAAGCAGCgttttggaaagattggGCTACTGTTGTAGGATGAATACCCTGCGCAAGCAATTTTTCGGCAGCAGCCAATAAACTTCCGGCAAGAACAACGACACTTGTGGTTCCATCTCCGGCTTCAATGTCTTGTGCTCGAGAGAGTTCAACAAGCTATTATAAAGACATTAGATTCGGGTTGTAGTAGTGTCGGACGAACCATTCGGGCAGCTGGGTGAAGCACAGCCATGTGTTTGAGAATAGTAGCACCATCGTTGGTAATGATTACCTCTCCATTTCCGGTTTGGATCTAGTATCAGAAAGATCAACCCAACTGCTTgaatcttttgaaagaatttACCATCTTGTCCATTCCTTTTGGTCCCAAACTGGTGCGCACCGCGTCGGCGACAGCTAAACCTTTGATAAACCATTGTTCTCTATTGAACGATTCACCAGATAGCTTACCCTTGGCAGCATTCATATTTGAGAGTCTGACCTCTGTAGATCTTCCCTATCGCCACTTGTCAGCATTGACCAAATTACCATCTTGCTAAAAATTCCACCTACCTTGTCTGTAAAAGAACTGTCAGAAATGGACGCTCCAGGTCCAGAGGGAGCCAAGACAGATGCTGAGGCCATTTTTGAttgttttcaattctaaaagaaatcaaaatgaacaaataaaagagattggaatTTTATGGAAACTCATTCTCGGAAAGTTGGAAACCGCGAGACGTGTCGGGATAAAATGTAATTAAATACGATTATAACAATTCACGCGTCAAGTAATTAATAAATAAATAGGCTAACACTTGAATTAACAAATAAATGAACAAACATCCCTTATTCCAAATATAATGCCAACCACcaaggatgaaaaagagcCGGAAGCCGACAGAAGACCAGAAGAGGAGTCACTCGAAGAGGACGAGTATGAGGTGGAAGCGATCATAGACCACCGTCAGAAAGGGGTGAGTCCTGGAGTATAGTAGGAAATGCTTGCAAGGGTATTAATGTATGATATGTTTCTGGTTAAACAGTCAAAGCTGGAGTGTGAGTGTTGTAGTTGCGGGCATGACGCATTGGGCTGATGTATGCATCAAGACCGCGTTTCTTGGAGGGGTTATGGTCCAGAGCATGACACTTGGGAACCGGAAATCAATGTGTATGGTTGCAGAAGATTCGGTGCTTTGTATTCCACTTATGATTCCTAGTTCACACGCTGCGGATGTCGTGAACGCGTACTGGGAGAAAGTCAAGGCTGTTTCCAAATCAGCAAGTAAGAAGCGTGCACGCGCATCCAAAGAAACTGTTCGATCAAAGACGGCATctgcttctccttcatTATCGACGAAATCCGCAAACAAAAAGCAGCGTATAAACGGATCCAAGATtgtaaagaaaaaggtcGAGTCGCCTGAACCCTCCAAGGACGAGTTGTCTGATGACGGAGACGAGGTGGATGGGAGAGACGATGTAGTTGATGATATTTGGGACGAAGAGTACAGAGATAACTTGGAGAAATACTACAAGCAAAAGAACTGGGAAAACTTGGTGAAGAATATTGCGACATGCGAAACGGATGAGAATGACTTGAGGGTGTTCTACGTAACGATGTAAGGCCTTTTTAAcctttttatatatatcaaagatggattgaCGGCTCTTTGTAGGCAaggaggagaaaagggCGCTGTGTTGAGTGAGATTGCGTACGATCGATTTCCAAAGAAATGCTGCTATTTCTTTGACACTCATTTAAGGTATCGTTTATCCATGCCGTCTCAAATACGTTAATAACGTTCCAAACACAGATGGCGGCCCTCTGACGACACCGACCAGAAAGAGTAATCCTGTGACATGCTTTTTCCATTGCAAAGCAGAGTCAAGACGAGAGTGTTACTGCCGCGTTTCTTGATGGCAGGGCTAGTCATTTGTTCCCTGTATACATGATGAATTTCGGGCATGCAGATAGTCTTTATTGAGCATGAACTGTTGCGCGCCTAACTTTGTTCATTCTTTGCGGCGTTGTTCGGAAATTAGTTCCGTCGGTTGGGTTGCGGTGTCTCCGAAAGCTTCAATTCCGTTCACTTTCAAGTTTATTACTTTTAATCTTTCAACTTGATTTCTATCTCGACCAAAAAGTAGGCCGCAAAAAAAGGCTGAGATGATGAACGCTGACCAAAGAAACAGTCATGCTGTCCTCTGTACGCGCCACAGCATCCATAGCTCGTTCTGGTATGTCCTTGTGTATGGGATAATGGCGGAGGACATGACCACAAAGAAATGTTTACGTCCAGCCATGGTCGCAAATGCATGCTTCGCGTTTCCCAGCATTCCAGCTGACTTGATGATAGCTCAGCGAGGCTTTGCCTCTAGCGCTAGTGTTCGATCCTACGAGGACACCATCCAAAACATTCTCATCCGTATGTTGCGTCTGGGTGGTGCTGCCAAGAGCCTGCCCGTAAAACCTACATCCAACTTGAGCCACCATTGCTGACCTTCCAATCTCTTTAGACAAAGACACCAAAGTTCTTGTTCAGGGCTTTACTGGAAAAACTGCAAGCCTCATCAGCGTATATGATGAATTGCTAAAACTAATTATGGTATAGGGTACCTTCCACGCCCAGCAAGCTATTGACTATGGTACGAGAATGGTTGGAGGAACCAACCCCAAAGCAGGttttttttgcttgttTTATCACTCCATGTTGACTTTCTTTGTAGAAAGCTGGGCAGACCCATCTTGGCCTTCCAGTCTTTGGCTCCGTCCGTGATGCCGTCCGTGATGCGCAACCTGATGCCTCTGTCATCTATGTCCCCCCAGCAGGCGCCGCCGATGCCATTATTGAAGCTATTGAGAATGAAATCAAGCTCATCGTCACTATTACCGAAGGCATCCCTCAACGTGATCAAATTAGGGTTATGAACGCATTGAAAAGCCAAAGCAAGAGTAGGATGATTGGCGGCAATTGTCCTGGTATTATAAGTGAAGGGTGCAAGATGGGTATCATGCCGGGACACATTTTCAAGCAAGGAAAGATTGGTGTTGTCTCTAGATCGGGGACGTAAGTTTTactctctcttcaatcgCAAATTTCTTATAGCATGCTAACATTTACAGGCTGACTTATGAAGCCGTCAACCAAACCACCCTTGCCGGTCTCGGCCAGTCGCTCACTGTTGGCATCGGCGGTGATCCTTTTCCTGGTACACAACACATTGATGTAGTTAAGGTCCTCCTAACCGATCCTCGTACCGAGGGCATTGTTCTCATAGGTGAAATTGGTGGCTCtatggaggaagaggctgCCGCCTATCTTGAAGAGCACAACAAAAACTCTCCCAACCCCAAGCCTGTTGTTGCGTTTATTGCTGGTAGGACAGCTCCTCCCGGCCGAAGGATGGGTCACGCCGGTGCGATTATCAGTGGCGGAAAAGGTGCGGCCAGCGACAAGGTTGCAGCCCTTGAAAAAGCCGGCGCCGTCATTGCACAAAGTCCAGCGCAAATTGGCAACTTGATGTTGAATGCTATGAAAGCTATCGGGAAGGCCTAATGTATTTAATACCCATGCATCTATACCATTGATGTCTGCATTATTCGCATCTTAGTGGGGAATCATGAATTCAATTAAATTTTATGTCTCTCACATATACGAATGCCCAACAGAAATACAAGATTCATAAGGATATAAAGGTCATTACTTTGAGGGCGCGCGCACGCTCTTACATGTATAGTCCGAAATTAAGTGTACATATTCTGTATAGTCTGTGTTTGCTCCTGCTCTGGAGTGTGCGTTTGGCCTTGGGCTTGTGGTTCTAATTCTCCGCTTGCTCTTCGACTCCCAGCTCTGCTTCCAGTGCTGGTACTACCGGCCGTCCCAGTCCCCGCCTGACTCGTTTCTTCTGCCAGTTCCAACCGTTGCAACATACCAGGTGCTAGAGCCAATGTGCTTAAAAATGTCTCGTTCATTGGGGTAGCGGCTTCAGATAATGTAGCATTTTGAACTGCGGTATCCTGAGTATTGAATATAGGCCTAGGCGCAGTCGCTGTTGCAGGGGAGCTGATCGTTTCGGAGCGAAGTTCAGCGTCCTGAAGCATAGTAGGAGTAACTGTGTGTGCCTCATGAAGGGCAACAGGTGTTggtgaagatgaagttCGTGGTTCATCGGTATAGagtggaggaagaagtcCATTAATGCTGACTGCTCGATCGCTCGTAGTGACTGCCGTGTCGACATCGTTTCCTACAGCTTTTAAATTTCTAGCTGTTGGGAAACTGGTAGTACTAAGTTGTTGTTTGAGAGAATGATTAGAGGGTCTTCGCGAGATGATCGAGGCACGGCGTGAAGCAATCTCCCAGGCATCTTCAGTCTCGACATCCTCTTCGAGATTGGCAAACGTCCGCTACCCTAAGTATTAGCAAATGTATCACATTTACATATAAATACATACGCAAAGCGGACATGAGAATCCTGGATAATGTTGCATTAATAACGGCCTGATACACTTGTAATGGAACACATGCGAACACGGACTAAGAGCCATCAGCATTCACGAAGATAAATGGAGAACCCATACTTGCGCGATGAACAGTGATTGGCAGACAGTAACACAAAATAAACAAATACAGCAATCTGTGACGCTGGCTTTGGATTTTTTGCTAAGAGTGTCTTTACCCTTGTCGGACGTAGCTACTCCACCTCCCAATGCTTTGATTTGCTTGAGCGCATTAGTGCTTGAGCAGGTCAGCATGTATCAATGCTGTATTGAAACTTACTTGAACTCATTGGCACCTCGCTGCCATTCTCGTCCGACTTCTACTCTCATCTTAACGCACTTGAACATCTCCTCCGTCCCACCTTGATAATCCACACCTAATTGAAGAATATCACCGTCCTGAAACAATGGTCAGCAAATAGCCCTGAAAGACACAACAGGTGGACGCGCTTTGAGCATCATGGGACGAGATTCAGTATTCGGGCTAGAAAGGCGTATATGATTCAAAAACGTTCCAGAACTACTCTTTGTATCTCTAATGTAAAACTTTTGAAATGTCAGatctttcttccaacatGGTTTCAACCTACCTTCCCCCCATCTTCGCACCAAATTTCCGCATGACTTCGACTGACAACCTTGCTCCTGAATGCTACTTTGCCGCTCGTCATTTCTCCGCCTCCGCCAACCAAGGAAAGTGTAGCGGGTGCAGATCTACTGCCATCTGGCCCAAGTGTGCCATCACCTGTGCTTAACGCAATCCCACCAG
Proteins encoded in this region:
- a CDS encoding T-complex protein 1 subunit delta; the protein is MASASVLAPSGPGASISDSSFTDKGRSTEVRLSNMNAAKAVADAVRTSLGPKGMDKMIQTGNGEVIITNDGATILKHMAVLHPAARMLVELSRAQDIEAGDGTTSVVVLAGSLLAAAEKLLAQGIHPTTVAQSFQNAASKAVEFLNEMSMPVDLNDRESLLRAAKTSLNSKIVSQYSSTLAPIAVSAVTRLVSSTSSNVDLGDIRIVKKVGGTIDDTELIEGLALNQIVMSNAGGPTRIEKAKIGLIQFQLSSPKPDMDNQIVVNDYRQMDKILKEERQYLLNLCKRIKKTGCNVLLIQKSILRDAVTDLSLHFLAKLKILVIKDIERDEIDFISKSTGAKPVADIDSFTEDKLGYAELVEETNQAGAKVVKVTGVRNPGKTVSVVCTGANELVLEESERSLHDALCVVRCLVKKRALIAGGGAPEIHVSRLLTEYASTLKGKEAYCSQAFAEALEVIPTTLAENAGLNPIAIVTELRNKHALGDKNAGINVKKGIISNILEENVVQPLLVSTSAMELATETVGLILRIDDIQFTR